A section of the Kiritimatiellia bacterium genome encodes:
- a CDS encoding DEAD/DEAH box helicase: MKTRNTQTGREIQPPNTHNWHTTDQDEINRRKWRARHESFRIRAVEKFHPVFSNFHVTSLSGMDYQVEIRDLRRRQFSCNCVDFSINGLATCKHVEAVLNHLKAVAPRVFRQALCNSSGRMDIVPDMERRSIRVERNLDKLPRKLRRYFDSEGRCAPEDMHEALAALHKADGLMRVSQDVASWLQTLERLEERKRLRRDYEQKILSGEYPQHETKLPLFPYQREGMLHLAFTERALLADEMGLGKTIQAIAACALLRRIGKAQRVLVVTPASLKTEWEDQIQRFADLPLQIVFGSRHARLENYARPPFFTIVNYEQIVRDVMDVNARLKPDIVILDEAQRIKNWDTKTAQAVKRLKSRYAFVLTGTPLENRIDEIYSITSFLDPSILGPLFRFNRDFYRFDERGRPEEYQNLDKLHQRIRPVMLRRRKADVETELPGRTDQHYFVPMSAGQQSAYTDHEARVARLISTAKRRPLTRQEQDKLMRELAMMRMICDTNYILDPNDRVCPKLAELDKLFDSCLAETDAKIIVFSEWERMLELVRDLCKREKIGYAWHTGSVPQRRRRAEIMTFKSDPACRVFLSTDSGGVGLNLQNASVVVNCDLPWNPAKLEQRIGRAWRKFQTKSVTVVNLVAEKTIESRMLETLAAKKGLADGVLDGRGDFAEIKLKGGRQAFLQRLQQIMTAPVPLSVEKPHIAALPADRALGFSERAAALLQQRLVACEEQFPAEGAHSVMMVVVDRDAESWREQLGALHAEWFGKDKTDPLAPVRLQVIDRAAAEALKQMAELGLIATAVRATRHLFPVEAEHARPLTPEEQRIISDLRKNAARKLKAARALAQAELADEAHIPLAEAVCLVAKAKAAEKRWEEPKTIAEALTGPLAHVWGASHPELMVLAEGRPPATLPMLCDKLESLVADDGR; this comes from the coding sequence ATGAAAACCAGAAACACACAGACCGGCCGCGAAATCCAGCCGCCCAACACCCACAACTGGCACACCACGGACCAGGATGAAATCAACCGGCGAAAATGGCGGGCACGACACGAATCGTTCCGCATCCGGGCAGTGGAAAAATTCCATCCTGTATTTTCAAACTTTCACGTAACTTCGCTTAGCGGTATGGACTATCAGGTCGAAATCCGCGACTTGCGCCGGCGGCAATTCTCATGCAATTGCGTGGATTTCAGCATCAACGGCCTGGCTACTTGCAAGCACGTGGAAGCGGTTCTTAATCACCTGAAAGCAGTCGCGCCGCGGGTTTTCCGTCAGGCTCTCTGTAATAGTTCCGGACGCATGGATATAGTGCCGGACATGGAGCGCCGCTCGATTCGGGTGGAACGCAATCTTGACAAACTGCCGCGCAAGTTGCGCCGTTATTTCGATTCCGAAGGACGTTGCGCGCCGGAGGATATGCACGAGGCGCTGGCCGCCTTGCATAAGGCGGACGGCCTCATGCGCGTGTCGCAAGACGTGGCGTCCTGGTTGCAAACCCTCGAACGCCTGGAGGAACGAAAACGGTTGCGGCGGGATTATGAGCAAAAAATCCTGTCAGGCGAATATCCTCAGCACGAAACCAAATTGCCGCTTTTTCCCTACCAACGCGAGGGCATGCTGCACCTGGCATTCACCGAACGGGCCCTGCTGGCCGATGAAATGGGACTGGGTAAAACCATCCAGGCCATTGCCGCTTGCGCCTTGCTCCGGCGTATCGGCAAAGCGCAGCGCGTGCTGGTGGTCACGCCCGCCTCGCTGAAAACCGAATGGGAGGACCAGATCCAACGCTTCGCCGACCTGCCGCTCCAGATCGTCTTCGGCAGCCGCCATGCCCGGCTTGAAAATTATGCCCGGCCGCCGTTCTTCACCATCGTCAACTACGAACAAATCGTGCGCGATGTGATGGATGTCAACGCGCGGCTTAAACCAGATATCGTCATCCTGGACGAGGCGCAGCGCATAAAAAACTGGGATACCAAGACAGCTCAGGCCGTGAAACGCCTCAAGAGCCGCTATGCCTTTGTGCTGACCGGCACTCCTCTCGAAAATCGGATTGACGAAATCTATTCCATCACGAGTTTTCTTGACCCGTCCATACTGGGTCCGCTCTTCCGCTTTAACCGCGATTTTTACCGGTTCGACGAACGCGGCCGGCCCGAGGAGTATCAGAATCTGGACAAGCTTCATCAACGCATCAGGCCGGTTATGTTGCGGCGCCGCAAAGCGGACGTGGAGACCGAACTGCCAGGCCGCACAGACCAGCATTATTTCGTGCCGATGAGCGCCGGCCAGCAGTCGGCCTATACCGATCATGAAGCGCGGGTAGCCCGGCTAATCAGCACTGCCAAACGCCGTCCGCTCACCCGGCAGGAGCAGGATAAACTCATGCGCGAATTGGCCATGATGCGCATGATATGCGATACGAATTATATTCTTGACCCCAATGACCGCGTTTGCCCGAAACTGGCGGAACTGGACAAGCTTTTTGACTCCTGCCTGGCCGAAACCGACGCCAAAATCATCGTGTTTTCGGAATGGGAAAGGATGCTGGAACTGGTCCGGGATTTATGCAAACGGGAGAAGATCGGTTATGCCTGGCACACCGGCTCGGTTCCCCAGCGCCGCCGGCGGGCTGAAATCATGACCTTCAAAAGCGATCCGGCCTGCCGCGTTTTTTTGAGCACTGATTCAGGCGGCGTAGGACTCAACCTGCAAAATGCCTCTGTGGTGGTCAATTGCGATCTGCCCTGGAACCCCGCCAAGCTGGAACAGCGCATCGGCCGCGCCTGGCGTAAATTCCAGACCAAATCCGTCACGGTCGTCAACCTGGTCGCCGAAAAAACCATTGAAAGCCGCATGCTTGAAACCCTGGCCGCGAAAAAAGGCCTGGCCGACGGCGTGCTGGACGGCCGGGGCGATTTTGCCGAAATCAAGCTAAAAGGCGGCCGCCAGGCCTTCCTGCAGCGTCTGCAGCAAATCATGACCGCACCGGTCCCGCTTTCGGTTGAAAAACCGCACATTGCCGCATTGCCGGCTGACCGCGCCCTCGGTTTTTCCGAACGCGCGGCCGCCTTGCTGCAGCAGCGGCTTGTGGCGTGCGAGGAACAGTTCCCGGCGGAAGGCGCTCATTCGGTGATGATGGTGGTCGTGGACCGCGACGCCGAATCGTGGCGCGAGCAACTCGGCGCCTTGCATGCCGAATGGTTCGGCAAAGACAAAACCGATCCTCTGGCGCCTGTACGTCTGCAAGTGATTGACCGTGCCGCTGCCGAAGCCTTAAAACAAATGGCCGAACTTGGATTAATTGCAACCGCAGTGCGCGCCACGCGCCACCTCTTTCCCGTGGAGGCGGAGCATGCCAGGCCGCTTACACCGGAAGAACAGCGCATCATTAGCGATCTCCGTAAAAATGCGGCGCGCAAACTCAAGGCGGCGCGCGCTCTGGCCCAGGCGGAATTGGCCGACGAGGCGCATATTCCGCTGGCCGAGGCAGTGTGTCTTGTAGCCAAGGCAAAGGCCGCGGAAAAACGCTGGGAGGAGCCAAAAACCATTGCGGAGGCATTGACCGGTCCGCTGGCGCACGTCTGGGGCGCGTCGCATCCGGAACTCATGGTTTTGGCCGAAGGCCGTCCGCCCGCCACCCTGCCCATGTTGTGCGACAAGCTGGAATCACTGGTTGCAGATGATGGAAGATGA
- a CDS encoding DUF559 domain-containing protein, whose product MTGIGGRFESESVAGINRNTHVGYEAIGYSILLPASAVPGWPAEAPLPIEPEWKRDYAASVQRLIRDGVDSHLGNLFVHATRAFQRDAEGADRARSATEAFLYRRLETLPATQGKFRLNADLPIPFDGHGRMEVDLLFAEKRVAIELDGPQHLSDAEAYRRDRRKDALLQENGYFVLRFLAEDVGRHLDAVLDAILRILVHQAELKILARKWYFSADRGRSVKPPWL is encoded by the coding sequence TTGACCGGAATAGGTGGCCGGTTTGAATCAGAATCGGTGGCCGGAATCAACCGGAATACGCATGTGGGATACGAAGCGATTGGATACTCCATTCTGTTGCCGGCCAGTGCCGTGCCCGGGTGGCCGGCGGAAGCGCCCTTGCCAATTGAGCCGGAATGGAAAAGAGATTACGCCGCCAGCGTTCAACGTTTGATCCGCGATGGAGTGGATTCGCATCTCGGCAACCTGTTTGTGCATGCGACCCGCGCGTTTCAACGCGACGCCGAAGGCGCGGATCGGGCGCGGAGCGCCACGGAGGCATTCCTGTATCGGCGGCTGGAAACGTTGCCCGCAACGCAGGGGAAGTTCCGCCTCAATGCCGATTTGCCGATTCCTTTTGATGGACACGGACGCATGGAGGTGGATTTGCTTTTCGCGGAAAAGCGTGTTGCGATAGAACTCGACGGCCCCCAGCATCTTTCGGATGCCGAAGCCTATCGCCGTGACCGGCGCAAGGACGCTCTGCTGCAGGAAAACGGCTATTTTGTCCTGCGGTTTCTGGCTGAGGATGTCGGCCGGCATCTGGATGCGGTCCTCGACGCCATCCTGCGCATCCTGGTGCATCAGGCAGAATTGAAGATCTTGGCGAGAAAATGGTATTTCTCGGCGGACCGCGGCAGGTCGGTAAAACCACCCTGGCTTTGA